The stretch of DNA TACTCTCGAACAGCTCTGTTATGCCTCGAACTTTCTCTGCGTCAGGGACAGGGAGGCGGTCGCCGTCGACGCCGGGGCGCTCGCCCCCCGCGTCATCGAAAGGTTGCAGGAGAAGGCGGCGGATAGGCCGGGGAAGTACGACGCCCTCCTCGCGGCGGCCCGGGAGGACTACCGGCGCCTCATGGCCGGGGGCGGGTTCTTCCCGTACACGAAGGAGGTCGCCGCGGCAGGCCTTGAGATGGTGCCGGTCGCGCTCACCAATGCCACAGGCGGGTACGGCGGGGCGCACTGCATGACCTGCACGGTCAGGCGGTGATACGCGTCCCGGCACGGCCCCTGACGGCCTTCTCCGCATCGTCGAGATGTGCGATGACGGCCGACTGACCGCCGCCGCGGACAAACCTGACGGCCGCCTCGACCTTCGGCGCCATCGACCCCTCCGCAAACTCCCCGGCGGCGAGGAGACGTTTTGCCTCCGCAGCGTCCATCACGGGGATCAATTCCTCTTCGGCCGTCCCGAAGCGGCGGTACGCCCCCCTCACGTCTGTGAGCATGAGGAGGAGGTCGGCGTCGATGCCCGCGGCAATCCTCTCCGCGGCAAGGTCCTTGTCGACGACCGCCTCGACGCCCGCGAGACGGCCGTCACCCTCCCTGACCACGGGCACGCCCCCGCCGCCGCCCGCGATCACGACGGCGCCGCTCTCGAAGAGCGACCTGATCGCCCGGACCTCAAGGACCTCGCGGGGCGCGGGGGAAGGGACCACGCGCCGCCAGCCACGCCCCTCTTCCTCCCGCATCGTCCACCTCTCGGACGCACCGAGGGCCCGCGCCTCCGGCGCCGTATAATAGGGGCCGATCGCCTTGGACGGGCGGGCAAATGCCGGGTCAGACCTCTCCACCAGGGTCCGGGTCAGGACGGTCGCGACCGGCAGGTCGAGACCGGCCGCAGAAAGCCGGTTTGCCATGCACTGCTGGACCATGTAGCCGATCATGCCCTGGCTCTCGGCGCCGCAGACGTCGAGGGGCATCCGCGGCACCGCGTCCTTCGCGCACTCGTTCTGGAGGAGGATGTCGCCGACCTGCGGGCCGTTGCCGTGGGTGACCAGGACCTGGTGGCCGGCGGCGACCAGGGCGGCAAGAGGGGCCACGGCCGCGTCGATGTGGCCGAGTTGCTCCTCCGCGGTCCCCTCCTCCCTGTACCTGACGATGGCGTTGCCGCCGAGCGCCGCGACCACCTTCATCCGTCCTCCTTCAGGCAGAGGACGGAGACGACCTTCCCCTCCGCAGTCTGCTCGGAGACGACGCCGTGGATCTCGGTCTCGAAGCCCGGGAAGGCGGTGTCGAAGTCACCGTACAGGAGGAGAAAGTTGACGAGGCAGCGGTCCTCCTCAAGGACCCTCTCGCCTGGCATCAGCACAGGGATGCCGGGCGGGTACGGGACGACCATCACCGCCGCCGTCCTCCCGATGATCGAGCCGATGGGCACCGTCTCGGTCTCGCCGGCCACGAGGTGGCGGTAGGCCTCGGCCGGGGTCATCACGGCCTCGGGGATGCCGGCGTACACCGTCTTCAGCACGCCTGCAATGTTCCGCCTCCTGAGGTAGGCGTGCATCGCGTCGCAGAGGTCGGCAAGCCCCATGCCGCCGTAGATCTCGGGGTGGGCGCGGGTGAGGGCCGGGAAGACCCGTTCAAGCGGGGCGTTCTCGTCATAGAGGTCCTTGAACTCGAAGAGCTGGGCGATGAGGGTGCCCGATTTCCCTCGCGAGATCCCCATCGTGAAGAGGATGAGGAAAGAGTAGAAGCCGCTCTTCTCCACGACGATCCCGCGCGACTGGAGGAAGCGGGAGACGACCGGGGCCGGGATGCCGCGCATCCCCATGCCGCCGTCCTTCTCCACGCCCGGCGTGAGGACGGTCACTTTCAGGGGGTCGAGGAGGACATAGCCCTCGTCCAGGCCCTCGAACCCGTGCCAGGCATCGCCGGGCCTGAGCGTCCAGAAGGCGAGGTGTCTCTCCAGGTCGTCGCCGGCCTCGGGGCGGGGCCGCAGGTCGGGAAAGTCCCCGCCCTCGGGTTGCCAGATCCCGAACCACCACCTCTCCCCCGCCTCCTCGCCCGCCGCGAGTTGCTCACCTATCTGGACCATCTTCTGCCTGAAGATCAGCGCCTCTTCAAGGGTGTCGGCGATGAGGGCCGTGCCTGAGTCGCCCTCCATCATCTTTGCGGCGACGTCGAGGGAGGCGATGATCGAGTAGGCGGGAGAGGTGGACGAGTGCATCATAAAGGCCTCGTTGAAACGTTCGGGGTCGACCCGGCCATCCTCGGGGCGGTGGCCGTCGAGGATGTGGACCATCGAGGCCTGGGAGAAGGCGGCGAGCACCTTGTGGGTGGACTGGGTGGCGTAGAGGACAGGGTCGTCCGGGCCGAGGCCTGCCCCCGACATCGCGTACCGCCCCTCATACAGGGGGTGGACACAGGCATAGCCGTACCACGCCTCGTCGAAGTGGAGGGCGTCCACCATGCCCCGCAGCCAGCCGCGGATCGCGACGACGTCGTAGCAGAGGCCGTCGTAGGTGGAGTTCGTAATGACGGCGAGTTTCGGGGCGGCATCGGGCTGCGCCAGCCTGTTCGACCGGATCTTCTCCAGGATTGCATCCTCCGAGAACTCGGACGCGGGGATGGGGCCGATGATCCCGTAGTTGTTCCGCGTCGGGACCAGGTAGACGGGGACGGCGCCCGTGAGGATGATCGCGTACATCACCGACTTGTGGCAGTTCCTGTCGACGAGGACGATGTCGCCGGGGGAGACGCAGGACGAAAAGACGATCTTGTTCGCCGTCGAGGTCCCGTTCGTCACGAAATAGGTCCTGTCGGCCCCGAAGATCCGGGCGGCGTCGGCCTCGGCGTCGCCCACCACGCCCGAGTGCTCCAGGAGGGACCCGAGTTCGGGGACGGAGACGGAGAGGTCGGCCCTGAGGGTGTTCTCGCCGAAGAATTCGTAGAAGAGTTTGCCGACCGGCGACTTGAGGAAGGCGGCGCCGCCGGTGTGGCCGGGGGTGTGCCAGGCATAGGTGTACTCCTGCGTGTACCTGACGAGTTCCCCGAAGAAGGCCGGGAGGAGGGTGTCGAGATAGTCGCCGGTGACGTCCTCGATCCGGCCGGCGATGAACCGCGGGGTGTTGTCGAGTTTCCAGAAGTAGCCGTCGATGGTCCGGACCACCTCCAGGGGGATCTCGTTCACCGCCAGTTTGCGGGTGAACAGGAATATCGGGAGCGACCTGTTCCTCGTCCTGATCTCCCGGATCATCTCGGC from Methanofollis sp. encodes:
- a CDS encoding arginine deiminase family protein, whose product is VVEVLHRETDGFVTAGWEGNLASYLKEKDFAVVPITTLEQLCYASNFLCVRDREAVAVDAGALAPRVIERLQEKAADRPGKYDALLAAAREDYRRLMAGGGFFPYTKEVAAAGLEMVPVALTNATGGYGGAHCMTCTVRR
- the arcC gene encoding carbamate kinase, yielding MKVVAALGGNAIVRYREEGTAEEQLGHIDAAVAPLAALVAAGHQVLVTHGNGPQVGDILLQNECAKDAVPRMPLDVCGAESQGMIGYMVQQCMANRLSAAGLDLPVATVLTRTLVERSDPAFARPSKAIGPYYTAPEARALGASERWTMREEEGRGWRRVVPSPAPREVLEVRAIRSLFESGAVVIAGGGGGVPVVREGDGRLAGVEAVVDKDLAAERIAAGIDADLLLMLTDVRGAYRRFGTAEEELIPVMDAAEAKRLLAAGEFAEGSMAPKVEAAVRFVRGGGQSAVIAHLDDAEKAVRGRAGTRITA
- a CDS encoding Orn/Lys/Arg decarboxylase N-terminal domain-containing protein; the encoded protein is MEWYSNLDLSILIIDSELGAKTAGGIALREIIRLLKDLDFDVVEATTIDDAFSIFRSSYPEIAGVLLDWDLQADAPDAPGPAEMIREIRTRNRSLPIFLFTRKLAVNEIPLEVVRTIDGYFWKLDNTPRFIAGRIEDVTGDYLDTLLPAFFGELVRYTQEYTYAWHTPGHTGGAAFLKSPVGKLFYEFFGENTLRADLSVSVPELGSLLEHSGVVGDAEADAARIFGADRTYFVTNGTSTANKIVFSSCVSPGDIVLVDRNCHKSVMYAIILTGAVPVYLVPTRNNYGIIGPIPASEFSEDAILEKIRSNRLAQPDAAPKLAVITNSTYDGLCYDVVAIRGWLRGMVDALHFDEAWYGYACVHPLYEGRYAMSGAGLGPDDPVLYATQSTHKVLAAFSQASMVHILDGHRPEDGRVDPERFNEAFMMHSSTSPAYSIIASLDVAAKMMEGDSGTALIADTLEEALIFRQKMVQIGEQLAAGEEAGERWWFGIWQPEGGDFPDLRPRPEAGDDLERHLAFWTLRPGDAWHGFEGLDEGYVLLDPLKVTVLTPGVEKDGGMGMRGIPAPVVSRFLQSRGIVVEKSGFYSFLILFTMGISRGKSGTLIAQLFEFKDLYDENAPLERVFPALTRAHPEIYGGMGLADLCDAMHAYLRRRNIAGVLKTVYAGIPEAVMTPAEAYRHLVAGETETVPIGSIIGRTAAVMVVPYPPGIPVLMPGERVLEEDRCLVNFLLLYGDFDTAFPGFETEIHGVVSEQTAEGKVVSVLCLKEDG